The Paenibacillus sp. G2S3 region AGTAGTGTAATCAGTGCAAGCAACAAATTGCGGGGTTGTCCAAAATCAGCGCTGCCTTCTCCGCCAGCAACGTTATTCATGGCTACTGGAATCAGAGATAGCCCGATAATGGTCACGACAGAACCCGTTACAATGGTCGGGAAGAACTTCAGCAGCTTCCCATAAAGCGGGGCCGCAAGAACAACGAACAAACCGGAAATAATAATCGCACCGTACGCAGTCGCCAGATTATGTGTTGAGGCAATCGCAATAATCGGACCAACCGCTGTAAAGGTACATCCAAGAATAACTGGGAGTCTGCTACCAAAATACTTGGTGCCCATAATTTGCAGTAATGTAGCCAATCCGCAAGTGAACAAATCAGCTGCGATGAGGTAGGCCATTTGAGTCCCATTTAGCTTCAAGGCGCCCCCAACAATCAGCGGTACAATTACTGCTCCTGCATACATGGCTAGTACATGCTGAAGACCTAACGTAAATACCTTTTGCTTGCTTAACATCCCGCACTCTCCTTGATTTTCTCTAATGAGCTTTCGTTATCAATGAAGTGAATTTCACCTGGTGACATAGATGCAATACGGGCCAAGGCATGGACTTCTATGCCTCTGTTCTCCAGAAGGCTCCGACCTTCCTGGAAGCTCTTTTCAATGACACAACCGACGCCAAGGAGCTCTGCTCCCGCCTCTTTCACGATATCAACCAGTCCCACAAGTGCAGCACCGGTAGCGAGGAAATCATCCACAATAAGCACTTTGTCATCCGGTCCAAGATATTTCTGAGAGACACTGACCAGATAATCCTCTTGGCGAGTAAAGGAATGTACAGGCGCTGAGTAGACAGCCTCTGAGAGCGTTACTGCTTTCTTTTTCTTCGCATAAACAAACGGTACACCTAATGCAATCGCAGTAGCCATGGCGAACTGAATCCCACTAGCTTCAATAGTAATTACTTTCGTGATCGGTTGATGACCGAACAACTTTTTGAACTCCTGACCGATTTGCAGCGCTAGCTCCGTATCGACCTGATGATTCAGAAATGAATCTACCTTCAGTACCGTATCTGATAAAATAAGACCCTCTTGTCTAATGCGCTCTTGAAGTACTTTCATCGTGAACTAATCTCTCCTCTTCATTAAAAAAACAAAAAAAGGACAAATCCCTTGAGTCGTTTCTCTCAAGTGAATCTGTCCTTCTGGGCTTTTGTCCCTTAGTGGTGTAACACTACATAGTGTCCGCATCGCTCGGTCCAGACCTTTCCTCCAAAGAAGAAAGCGGAACCCTAGATGCGCTATTTCACTCATAGTCGGATAATTACGATGGTTATCCGGTAGAAACTTATGGGCCATATCCCCAAGATTATATGAGTTGACAAGCATAATGTATAATATGAAACTTATAATTTCTTAAATACTTATAAATGTTCGGTATGAATACCTTGTATATCTTACACGCTCTGTCTGGTGCTTACAAGCAAAATTTTTAGTATTTTGCATACCATTTTCAGGTTATTTTCACGAAATTCAATTGTTTACATTTAGTAGTGGTTACTCCAAGATCTTCTGCGCCGTTTCTTCGGTCGTTACGAGCACATTCATATACCCGCCATTTAGCGCGCCCAAGATCCCCGAAACCTTCTCCAGCGATTCCGCTACACCAATAGCGTACCTCGCTCGCTTGATCTGCTCCAGCTCAATGGTCAACGTTCGGTCCGATATTGCTGTGCGTACAGGCAATCCATTGCCGTCATAAAAACGCGAGCAAATATCACCAGCTACTTTCCCGTTCTCCAGCTCATCAATCACAGCATCGCCATAAAATCCGCGCCATGCCTTTTCACCTTTGATTTCGGGTGATCCGATCCCGAATATAGCAATATCCAGCTGATCCCATGCCTTTGCAATGGTCTGATAATACTGCGAACGCATCAGCTGATCTCTGGTTTCCTTTTGTTCCGTGATGGCAGGGACATCAATCATTAATGAGCGCGCACCCCACTTTAAGGCAGCTTGATAGCAGATATTATTGACATGGTATCCACTCTCCATCTTTCCGGATGGACCACCCACCGTAGGAACACAGGTTACAAAAGGCCTCTGTGCGAGGGTCAGATTATCTACAACGGCAGCTAAGCTGCTTCCCCAAGAGAAGCCTATCG contains the following coding sequences:
- a CDS encoding sugar-binding transcriptional regulator, with amino-acid sequence MDRKEDKKLLIKIAQMYYEQNLTQNEISNELGIYRTTISRMLKRVREEGIVTITINYEIGDHCTLEQELKERFGLKEAIVVEVDPAQSGVIKRKAIGQACARWLEQVIQPKDTIGFSWGSSLAAVVDNLTLAQRPFVTCVPTVGGPSGKMESGYHVNNICYQAALKWGARSLMIDVPAITEQKETRDQLMRSQYYQTIAKAWDQLDIAIFGIGSPEIKGEKAWRGFYGDAVIDELENGKVAGDICSRFYDGNGLPVRTAISDRTLTIELEQIKRARYAIGVAESLEKVSGILGALNGGYMNVLVTTEETAQKILE
- a CDS encoding xanthine phosphoribosyltransferase is translated as MKVLQERIRQEGLILSDTVLKVDSFLNHQVDTELALQIGQEFKKLFGHQPITKVITIEASGIQFAMATAIALGVPFVYAKKKKAVTLSEAVYSAPVHSFTRQEDYLVSVSQKYLGPDDKVLIVDDFLATGAALVGLVDIVKEAGAELLGVGCVIEKSFQEGRSLLENRGIEVHALARIASMSPGEIHFIDNESSLEKIKESAGC